Proteins encoded together in one Formosa sp. Hel3_A1_48 window:
- the rlmN gene encoding 23S rRNA (adenine(2503)-C(2))-methyltransferase RlmN, whose translation MSTLKKDIRALSKDQLMSFFSENGDQAFRGKQVYEWLWKKGVHKFEDMTNLSKHTRQLLEQSFSINHVEVDTMQRSKDGTLKNAVRLHDGLIVESVLIPTAKRTTACVSSQVGCSLDCKFCATSRLKRMRNLNPDEIYDQVVAIDKQSRLYHNKKLTNIVFMGMGEPLMNYNNVLKAIEKITSSEGLGMSPKRIVVSTSGIPKMIKKMAEDQVKFNLAVSLHSAIDEVRTKIMPFNETFPLEDLRAALQFWYAKTKRRITYEYVVWDGINDTTKDILALIDFCKFAPSKVNLIEYNPIDDGVFQQAKTSVIEQYVSMLEAKNITVTVRRSRGKDIDAACGQLANKA comes from the coding sequence TTGAGCACCTTAAAAAAAGATATTCGCGCTTTGTCCAAAGATCAACTCATGTCTTTTTTCTCTGAGAATGGGGATCAGGCGTTTCGCGGCAAGCAAGTGTACGAATGGCTTTGGAAAAAAGGAGTGCATAAATTTGAAGATATGACCAACCTTTCTAAACATACACGACAATTATTGGAGCAGTCGTTTAGCATCAATCATGTTGAGGTAGACACCATGCAACGCAGTAAGGACGGAACCTTGAAAAATGCTGTTCGCCTTCACGATGGACTTATTGTTGAATCTGTTTTGATTCCAACCGCAAAACGAACTACCGCCTGTGTTTCGTCTCAGGTGGGCTGTAGCTTGGATTGTAAGTTTTGCGCCACTTCTAGGCTAAAGCGCATGCGTAATTTAAATCCGGATGAAATTTACGATCAAGTGGTTGCTATTGATAAGCAAAGCCGCCTTTATCACAACAAAAAACTTACCAATATTGTTTTTATGGGTATGGGTGAACCCCTCATGAACTATAATAATGTGCTGAAAGCAATAGAAAAAATCACTTCAAGTGAGGGACTTGGTATGTCACCAAAACGTATTGTTGTATCTACTTCTGGAATCCCAAAAATGATAAAAAAGATGGCCGAAGATCAAGTTAAATTTAATTTAGCAGTTTCTTTACATTCCGCAATTGATGAGGTCCGCACCAAAATCATGCCTTTTAACGAAACATTTCCACTTGAGGATTTACGCGCAGCACTTCAGTTTTGGTACGCTAAGACCAAGCGTAGAATTACTTATGAGTATGTGGTTTGGGACGGTATTAATGATACTACTAAAGATATTTTAGCCTTAATAGATTTCTGTAAATTTGCCCCAAGTAAAGTGAATCTAATAGAGTATAATCCTATCGATGATGGTGTTTTTCAGCAAGCCAAAACTTCAGTTATTGAGCAGTACGTAAGTATGTTAGAAGCCAAAAATATTACAGTTACTGTGCGTCGATCTAGAGGAAAAGATATTGATGCTGCTTGTGGCCAGTTGGCAAATAAGGCTTAG
- a CDS encoding aldo/keto reductase — MEYTKLPNTNIKVSKICLGTMTWGNQNTEDEGFSQMDYAVEHGVNFIDTAELYPVPASKETQGRTSEIIGNWLSARNNRDQVIIASKVAGPGDYTAHIRTTGFKGSSIEDAVNLELKRLQTDYIDLYQLHWPERQTNTFGIRDFTPNPNDPWIDNFNEVLHKLTKLVNAGKIRAYGLSNEKGWGSMRYLEEVRKDNLPKISTIQNAYSLLNRVFEGDLAEISIRENMGLLAYSPLAFGVLSGKYILGTAADNARLKLFPRFARYSSVESTEATKEYLALANDLGISLTSLALAFVNQRPFVTSNIIGATTLKQLEENINSIEIKLSEETLARINEIHSRIPNPAP, encoded by the coding sequence ATGGAGTACACCAAATTACCAAATACCAATATTAAAGTCAGTAAAATTTGTCTTGGGACCATGACTTGGGGCAATCAAAATACTGAAGATGAGGGTTTTTCTCAAATGGATTATGCTGTCGAGCATGGGGTTAATTTTATTGATACTGCTGAACTATATCCAGTACCCGCTTCCAAAGAAACGCAAGGACGTACAAGCGAAATTATTGGAAATTGGTTGAGCGCACGAAACAACAGAGATCAGGTCATTATTGCAAGTAAGGTAGCTGGCCCTGGAGATTATACAGCTCATATAAGAACAACAGGCTTCAAGGGTAGTTCCATTGAAGATGCTGTAAATCTAGAACTCAAGCGGCTACAAACCGATTACATCGATTTATACCAATTGCACTGGCCAGAGCGTCAAACCAACACGTTCGGAATTCGGGACTTTACTCCAAACCCAAATGATCCTTGGATAGACAACTTTAATGAAGTCCTCCACAAATTAACTAAATTGGTAAACGCAGGGAAGATAAGAGCTTATGGGCTCTCTAACGAAAAAGGTTGGGGAAGTATGCGCTACCTAGAAGAAGTTAGGAAAGATAATTTACCAAAAATAAGTACTATTCAAAATGCCTATTCATTGCTTAATAGGGTTTTTGAGGGTGACTTGGCAGAAATATCAATCCGTGAAAATATGGGGCTTCTTGCCTATTCCCCTCTAGCATTTGGGGTTCTATCCGGAAAATACATTTTAGGCACAGCAGCAGACAATGCGCGCCTCAAGCTGTTTCCGCGCTTTGCACGTTACAGCAGCGTAGAATCTACAGAGGCCACAAAAGAATATCTAGCTTTAGCTAATGATTTGGGTATTTCACTCACCTCCCTTGCTCTAGCCTTTGTAAACCAACGACCATTTGTCACGAGCAATATTATTGGTGCAACTACATTGAAACAACTCGAAGAAAATATAAACAGTATTGAAATAAAGTTGAGTGAGGAGACTTTAGCAAGGATCAATGAAATTCACTCAAGGATCCCAAACCCTGCCCCTTAG
- a CDS encoding OmpA family protein encodes MLKNLILLSVFALLSTSCVSSKLYKELEGKYSNLKSDYDELSSSNDQEILQKKELEQQLSMLQASFEDVQSERDLLLQELAALQKKYDNLDAAYTALEQNSSKSIEENAQKNRELLAQLEAKEQALAAENERLMRLEADMQERAQRIAELEALISAKDQAMTALKNAISNALTAFEGKGLTIEQRDGKVYVSMENKLLFKSGSWAVGTEGKKAIQQLGKVLGENPDIAVLIEGHTDNVPYSSGGQVANNWDLSTKRATSIIAILSQNENIKLENLTAAGRSEFAPIATNETKEGKSKNRRIEVVLTPKLDEISKLLNTN; translated from the coding sequence ATGCTTAAAAACCTCATTTTGTTATCCGTATTTGCACTATTAAGTACATCCTGTGTGTCCTCTAAACTATACAAAGAATTAGAAGGCAAATACAGTAATCTTAAATCAGATTATGATGAATTGTCTAGTAGTAATGACCAAGAAATTCTTCAAAAAAAAGAATTAGAACAACAACTCAGCATGCTTCAAGCATCGTTCGAGGACGTACAATCGGAACGCGATCTACTGCTGCAAGAGTTAGCGGCACTTCAAAAAAAATATGACAATTTAGATGCTGCTTACACAGCTTTAGAACAAAACAGTTCAAAGTCAATAGAAGAAAATGCACAAAAAAATAGAGAACTTCTTGCGCAACTTGAGGCCAAAGAACAAGCCCTTGCCGCGGAGAACGAACGCTTAATGCGCTTGGAGGCCGATATGCAAGAACGTGCCCAACGCATCGCAGAACTTGAAGCGTTAATTTCAGCTAAAGACCAAGCCATGACAGCCTTGAAAAATGCCATATCAAATGCTTTAACAGCATTTGAGGGCAAGGGTTTAACAATAGAACAACGTGACGGGAAAGTATACGTATCTATGGAAAACAAACTCCTCTTCAAGTCTGGATCCTGGGCTGTAGGTACTGAGGGTAAAAAAGCAATTCAACAGCTAGGAAAAGTCCTTGGTGAAAACCCAGATATAGCCGTTTTGATTGAAGGACACACAGACAACGTTCCTTATTCATCAGGTGGGCAGGTAGCAAATAATTGGGATTTATCGACCAAAAGAGCCACTTCAATAATTGCTATTCTGAGCCAAAACGAAAATATCAAACTTGAAAATCTGACTGCTGCAGGACGAAGCGAATTTGCACCAATTGCAACCAATGAAACAAAAGAAGGAAAGTCTAAAAATAGACGCATCGAGGTTGTCTTGACTCCAAAACTTGATGAAATTTCAAAATTATTGAATACTAACTAA
- the queA gene encoding tRNA preQ1(34) S-adenosylmethionine ribosyltransferase-isomerase QueA — MKLSHFNFELPDSLLAKYPSENRDEARLMVLNREKQTIEHKYFKDLIDYFDEEDVMILNNTKVFPARLFGNKEKTGARIEVFLLRELNAEQRLWDVLVDPARKIRIGNKLYFGDDESLVAEVIDNTTSRGRTLRFLFDGSYEEFRSKLNDLGQTPLPKYIGRDVEPEDEERYQTIYAKNEGAVAAPTAGLHFSKHLLKRLEIKGINFAEVTLHVGLGTFNPVEVEDLSKHKMDSEEIIIDGPATQTINTALKEKRRICAVGTTVMRSIESSVSSSGTLNEFSGWTNKFIFPPYDFSIANCMITNFHTPKSTLLMMTSAFGGYDFVKKAYEEAVKEQYKFYSYGDAMLIL; from the coding sequence ATGAAATTATCACATTTTAACTTTGAACTGCCTGACAGTCTTTTGGCTAAATACCCTTCTGAAAACAGAGACGAAGCCCGATTGATGGTGTTGAATCGAGAAAAACAAACTATTGAACACAAATACTTCAAGGATCTTATTGATTATTTTGACGAAGAAGATGTGATGATTCTAAACAACACTAAAGTATTCCCAGCTCGTCTTTTTGGGAATAAGGAAAAAACCGGAGCCCGTATCGAAGTCTTTTTGCTCAGAGAGCTTAATGCCGAGCAGCGCCTTTGGGATGTATTGGTAGATCCGGCGCGAAAAATTAGGATTGGGAACAAACTTTATTTTGGCGACGATGAGAGTTTGGTTGCTGAAGTTATCGACAATACAACCTCAAGAGGGAGAACCCTTCGCTTTTTATTCGATGGGTCTTACGAAGAATTCAGATCAAAATTGAATGACCTTGGGCAAACACCACTTCCAAAATACATTGGGCGAGATGTTGAGCCCGAAGACGAGGAGCGTTACCAAACAATTTATGCCAAAAATGAAGGTGCTGTAGCCGCGCCAACCGCTGGACTTCATTTTTCAAAACATCTTTTAAAACGTTTGGAAATTAAAGGGATTAACTTTGCCGAAGTTACCCTTCATGTTGGTTTGGGGACTTTCAATCCTGTAGAAGTTGAAGACCTTTCAAAACACAAAATGGATAGTGAAGAAATTATAATCGATGGACCTGCTACTCAAACTATTAATACAGCGTTGAAAGAAAAACGCCGAATATGTGCGGTTGGAACTACAGTGATGCGCTCCATTGAAAGCTCGGTATCTTCTAGTGGTACATTAAATGAATTTTCTGGTTGGACCAATAAGTTTATCTTTCCTCCTTACGATTTTTCAATTGCTAATTGCATGATTACAAACTTTCATACTCCAAAGTCTACCTTACTGATGATGACTTCTGCTTTTGGAGGTTATGACTTTGTAAAAAAGGCATACGAGGAAGCGGTAAAAGAACAATACAAATTTTATAGCTACGGTGATGCCATGCTAATTTTATAA